In one window of Geminocystis sp. NIES-3709 DNA:
- a CDS encoding site-specific integrase translates to MNKIELLFINTLSGGMMKVHGQGQARILSLSEVTAIFDELSLRDRTVFAFCLYAGCRISEAASIRMEDVSLGDRLLLIPSNHSKNRQSRTIPVNQELSAMVKEYLLATGVRRGFMFPHCYEKGYEKGYLCRTTLHYSLQRACNKLKIRGVSTHSFRRTCLTTMSNAGVPLHVIQAISGHSTLSALQKYLGVQPNQLFSAIDTISMKSSPSPSDSAFSGKFGF, encoded by the coding sequence GTGAACAAAATCGAACTTTTGTTCATAAACACTCTTTCAGGGGGAATGATGAAGGTTCATGGTCAAGGTCAAGCTCGTATTCTTTCCCTTAGTGAAGTTACTGCTATCTTTGATGAGTTATCTTTGCGCGATCGAACTGTGTTTGCTTTTTGTCTTTACGCTGGTTGTCGCATTTCGGAGGCGGCTTCTATTCGTATGGAGGATGTCTCTTTGGGCGATCGTTTGCTCTTAATTCCTTCTAATCATAGTAAGAATCGGCAAAGTCGCACTATTCCTGTTAATCAGGAGTTATCTGCCATGGTGAAGGAGTATTTATTGGCAACGGGTGTTCGTAGAGGGTTTATGTTTCCTCATTGTTATGAAAAGGGTTATGAGAAGGGGTATCTTTGTCGAACTACTCTACATTATTCTTTGCAAAGGGCTTGTAATAAGTTGAAGATTCGAGGTGTTAGTACCCACAGTTTTAGACGCACCTGTTTGACTACTATGTCTAATGCTGGTGTGCCTCTCCACGTCATCCAAGCCATTTCTGGGCATAGCACTCTGTCTGCTTTACAAAAGTATCTGGGAGTGCAACCAAATCAGTTATTCTCGGCGATCGATACCATCTCCATGAAATCCTCTCCCTCACCCTCAGATTCTGCTTTTTCTGGTAAGTTTGGTTTTTAA